The following proteins are encoded in a genomic region of Hemiscyllium ocellatum isolate sHemOce1 chromosome 23, sHemOce1.pat.X.cur, whole genome shotgun sequence:
- the ucn3l gene encoding LOW QUALITY PROTEIN: urocortin 3, like (The sequence of the model RefSeq protein was modified relative to this genomic sequence to represent the inferred CDS: substituted 1 base at 1 genomic stop codon) → MKDEPPENSSLKDRRFDYLPTDASAFAEEKEKRTLPFARYKYLNRTQLKRKMYQNNARNNRRTKFTLSLDVPTNILNILLNIAKAKSLRAKAAANARLMAQIGXRK, encoded by the coding sequence ATGAAGGATGAACCTCCAGAAAACTCCTCACTGAAGGACAGACGTTTTGACTACCTACCAACTGATGCATCTGCATTTgctgaagaaaaagagaaaaggacatTGCCATTTGCTCGATATAAGTATCTCAACCGAACacaattgaaaagaaaaatgtaCCAGAATAATGCAAGGAACAATCGTCGAACCAAGTTTACTCTGTCCCTAGATGTGCCCACGAACATTCTTAatattcttttaaacattgcaaaagCTAAAAGCCTGAGAGCAAAGGCAGCAGCAAATGCTCGTCTGATGGCACAAATTGGTTGAAGAAAGTAG